The Vigna angularis cultivar LongXiaoDou No.4 chromosome 9, ASM1680809v1, whole genome shotgun sequence DNA window GTTCCTGTTTTGTGCATCTGGTTTTTCTAAATCTTGTGAATTATTTACCGTTGCAGACTGTTTTTGAGAACACTCTAATGCAACACCATATTGCACTGCCTCCTGATGCCATGGGAAAGATTACCTACATTGCACCCCCTGGCCAATATTCTATAAcggttagtttttttttttttttaactcctTTCCTTTAATGTATTGTGCTATTTTTCTGTGAGATATTCACGgcctctctttctcttttcttcatattttcctGATGATGGCAGAATTGCCAAACTTACATACTTATTCAAAATTTCTATTCTCGTATTCAGTTGCTTCTCATATTCTCTGCAATCTATGATTTTAATCCTTCCATTATTTTCAGGATACTGTATTGGAACTTGAGTTTCAAGGTGTTAAAAAGAAATTCACCATGCTTCAggtttttagttatttttttgttgattgtaGTAACTCAATTGAAGTGTTGCTCTTCCTTATTAATATCCTACATTACAACTTCCTTTTTTGTACTTTACCCATTTTCAGACCTGGCCTGTACGTACCCCAAGGCCTGTTGCATCAAAACTTGCAGCTGATACTCCTCTTCTTACTGGTCAGGTAAACTCAGTTGTTATCAATTGTCTCATCCATGATGTAATAATTGTGATAATTTTCATGCCTAATGACTTCTGTTTTGTGCAGCGTGTTCTTGATGCCCTTTTCCCCTCAGTTCTTGGTGGGACTTGTGCCATACCTGGAGCTTTTGGCTGTGGGAAAACAGTCATCAGTCAGGCTCTTTCTAAGGTAAACTTAATACACCCTAACTAGCTTTTTGGAGGAATTTTGGGAGGGTTGGGGATGTATTTAGCCATATGCAAGAAGTTCGAATTGAGATTAAAACTCATGAACTAGTCACCGAGGTGAAACTGTATTGTTGTGCTTGGGTTAACTCTCGACCTAATACACCCCATTAAGACATTaaggttttttatttataaatattatctaattttttCTTTCCCCTTTTTTGGCAGTATTCCAATTCTGATGCGGTTGTTTATGTTGGTTGTGGGGAACGTGGAAATGAAATGGCAGAggtatgtgttttttttttcagttaccTGTATCAAATTACTGTGTTTCTTATTTTGCAGTTGGCAAACTAATTGAATAATTGTTCAGGTCCTCATGGATTTTCCCCAACTTACAATGACATTACCTGATGGTCGGGAAGAATCTGTCATGAAGCGTACAACACTGGTGGCTAACACTTCAAACATGCCTGTGGCTGCTCGTGAGGCTTCAATTTATACAGGTGACTTTGTAGCTCTTAAACTCTGGAACATCCATTTATTGTTGAGAATTAATATATACTAATTCTCTCGAATTGCcaagtataatttatttgacTTGTGAAAGTCTTGTAGGATTTCAATTCAGTTGCATATCTCAGCCACTGCTCTGAAATAAACTTTGTTGTAGATCTGTGCTTGTCAAAAACATTCTGCATATTGGTTAATTTTCATTTGGCTTTATTGTTGTTAAATTTTCCCTTATAATGGACTAGTTTGACATCTGTActgcattttttatttaatttcaggAATCACATTAGCTGAGTACTTTAGAGATATGGGTTACAATGTCAGTATGATGGCTGATTCTACATCTAGATGGGCAGAAGCATTGCGTGAAATCTCTGGACGACTGGTATAAACTAGACCATTTATATACAATTACGATTGAAACATGAGGAATGGACCTTGGTCAGTGTATTTGATGATACTGTTGTCTTTCACAGGCAGAGATGCCTGCAGATAGTGGATATCCTGCTTATCTTGCTGCTCGTTTGGCCTCTTTCTATGAAcgtgctgggaaagtaaaatgTCTTGGAGGCCCTGAGCGCACCGGTAGTGTAACAATTGTTGGTGCTGTTTCACCACCTGGAGGTGACTTCTCAGATCCTGTGACGTCTGCAACCCTCAGCATAGTTCAGGTAAAACTATACCTTCAAATATGGGTGAAAGGGGTAACTGTAAGTCAGCAATAAGCTTCAGGTTGTTTTGACTAATGTCTGCCAATATATCACTATGAATATCCATCTTGTTCGTTCCTCTTTTACCTATCCTTCAATGACTTCCAATTCATTGTATAAGTTTATATTTGCTGATTGACAGGTTTTCTGGGGTTTGGACAAAAAGCTTGCTCAGAGGAAGCACTTTCCTTCGGTGAACTGGCTTATTTCTTATTCAAAATACTCAACGGTATGTCCTGAAATTGGTTACTTAGTAACTCATTCTCCTGCTGTCTACACCTGTATGCATATATTTCGTGTCTTTGTTccttaatttttcaattaataattagtttttggTATCTTTAGGCGCTCGAATCCTTTTACGAACAATTTGATCCAGATTTTATAAACATTAGGACTAAAGCTCGTGAAGTTCTGCAAAGAGAAGATGACCTGAATGAAATTGTCCAGGTATGTTTTTGTTGGTTCTATTATGTTTGATTGTTTGTTACATCTGTGCTTAGGATGTAGTCAAAACTTGTGTATCAATGTGATGCATAATCTCATGAGTGGAGCACTAAATGCTACTAAATTATGGTGTTTGTAGTTCAGAAAATTTGTTAGGATGTATACCCCTTTTGTTCTATAACTGGATAATTTATTTCCTGCGTTTTACTCCAGCTTGTGGGCAAGGATGCTTTAGCTGAAGGAGATAAGATCACCTTGGAAACTGCAAAGCTTTTGAGAGAGGATTATCTTGCTCAAAATGCCTTTACACCGTAAGTTTCTTTGTAATTGGTTAACTTCTTTAGTATgtattatattatcttttatttgctGTTCTTATGTTGCGACCTTTTGTGTGGCTATGACAGATATGACAAATTCTGTCCCTTCTACAAGTCTGTTTGGATGATGCGTAACATTATCCATTTCTACAATTTGGCCAATCAGGTATGGATGGTCTAAGAAGTCCGACAATGGTttagttttgtttatattataaaaaaaatccatgtAAACATAAAGATGGATTTTGTGTTTAGTTCGTTGCATTATTACTCTTGCCTGAAGAAATTTCAGTAAAGATAGGTAAATCGCGTTCAAAAGTTTAGAAATTTAATCTAGGCTGGCTACATGTGCAGGCAGTAGAGAGGGGAGCTGGTTCAGATGGTCAGAGGATAACTTACTCCCTCATCAAACATCGTGTGGGAGATCTCTTCTACCGATTAGTGTGAGTAGTTGTACTGCTATACATGATGACTTATTTTGACATACTAAGTAGCTCTTATTCTATTGATCTGTTGCCATTGCAGGTCTCAGAAATTTGAGGATCCGGCAGAAGGTGAAGCTGCTTTGGTCGCcaaatttcagaagttacacaAGGACCTATCTACTGGTTTCCGCAACCTTGAGGATGAAACCCGATGAACGAAGATGATGTCGGTAGTTTGCGCAAATATTGTGTTAATCCTATTTAAGAGGCAATCTAGCGTACCAGGTTGCAACGTCCCCAGCGTTCTCGTATTTCACTGTTTGattcattcatatcacatttatTTCCTTTCTTGGTGCTGGTTTGGCTTTTGATCTAGTTTCATGTCTAGCTGTAATCATGTGTTTTAAGTCAATCCCCAGTTTGTTTATTGAGAATAAGAAACGAAACGTTGCTCTTTCAATGTATTTAGGAGAATAAAGTTATTTTAGAACATTAAATGCCTGAGGGCATGTGGATTCTGGATTCACAGGGTTGGAATTTTTGGGGGATGTGGATCATGTTGAATCCTGTATTTCATAGATGAACTTTTTGTAGCAATGAGTATTTATTCGAATTATTTTGCTTCCCAAATTTAGagatactaataataatatttaaaagaacgTCTTTTCTTACTCCCTCACCCTTCCGAACATTAGCGCCACATTCTGGAACCATGATGATTACGTTTTGGGCATATGTTATTAGGAactacaaattataaattaactaaGTATCATTCTTATACATCATGATATTGTAACAATTGTCAATGGTCATGATATGGAGTTTATTAATTAAACGATCTACTTATTATAACATTGGTTATCATCatacatttatttatgttttcgTTTATACTTTTAACGCCCATAAGCACGTATTCTCTTGTCACAATATTATTACTTTACTACtaaaactcaattaaacttCGCTATATTTACAAGTAATTAACACGCTCTGAAAGCTCTTCATTCTCAACCTCGAAACCCACCTATATGGGAAACCACttcaacacaaaaaaaatgACGTATTATTGATGCTCAAGTGTGTAACAACCAGAAAGTATTGTTGTATCCGCTCCTTTTATTTCTTGCACTAACAAAGATCCGATCCCCTTATTTATTTAACGTAGAATGATTATTCTGTACTTTTAATAAAGAAATGCTCCAATGTAATATGTACTAAAACTATTTGACATACTATGATTTAAACATTTCCAGCCTTATCAGCAGCTTATGTGCATCATGCATTTTCCCTtgcacaataaataaaaaaaagacaaatttcGTTGAAGGCAACAACATAGCTCTCCATGGAcaggaagagaaaagaaatacaCATTATAGGAAATACAATTTGGTCCAAAACAAAGTATGAAGGTAAAGTGACAATAACCATTGTGAGGGCACACTGCCATTGAAATTAACCAACAAGTACAAGTGATAAGGATTTGGCTTCATACTCGCAAAGCGCACTGAACCAATCATCCAGGACCAACTTTAGGAATATCATAATGCTCGCTCATGTTTGCAAGATACTGGTTGAAATCTTGAATTCTATCACGGTGAGATTTATTAGAAATCTTGGCCAATCTGTGAACATCAAGTTGCTCCCTCTGCTCAATGTATCTCCTCTCTGCCGGAGTAAGATGATCATCATAATGGGCAACCTTCCCTTTCCCACTGCTCATTTCCCTCTCCGTATTTGTATCCTCCTCATTAGAATCTTTACCTTGTTCTGCGCTTCCACCTAAATCAAATAccattacatatatatacaccATAATGTATGGTCAATTAAACACAGCCAT harbors:
- the LOC108320634 gene encoding V-type proton ATPase catalytic subunit A, producing MPAVYGARLTTFEDSEKESEYGYVRKVSGPVVVADGMAGAAMYELVRVGHDNLIGEIIRLEGDSATIQVYEETAGLMVNDPVLRTHKPLSVELGPGILGNIFDGIQRPLKTIAKRSGDVYIPRGVSVPALDKDTLWEFQPKKIGEGDLLTGGDLYATVFENTLMQHHIALPPDAMGKITYIAPPGQYSITDTVLELEFQGVKKKFTMLQTWPVRTPRPVASKLAADTPLLTGQRVLDALFPSVLGGTCAIPGAFGCGKTVISQALSKYSNSDAVVYVGCGERGNEMAEVLMDFPQLTMTLPDGREESVMKRTTLVANTSNMPVAAREASIYTGITLAEYFRDMGYNVSMMADSTSRWAEALREISGRLAEMPADSGYPAYLAARLASFYERAGKVKCLGGPERTGSVTIVGAVSPPGGDFSDPVTSATLSIVQVFWGLDKKLAQRKHFPSVNWLISYSKYSTALESFYEQFDPDFINIRTKAREVLQREDDLNEIVQLVGKDALAEGDKITLETAKLLREDYLAQNAFTPYDKFCPFYKSVWMMRNIIHFYNLANQAVERGAGSDGQRITYSLIKHRVGDLFYRLVSQKFEDPAEGEAALVAKFQKLHKDLSTGFRNLEDETR
- the LOC128193310 gene encoding uncharacterized protein LOC128193310, whose amino-acid sequence is MSSYDNVVGGKLKLKGKALDVAGGVKKKKKKNKRNQDQLLQVAEDEISAGGSAEQGKDSNEEDTNTEREMSSGKGKVAHYDDHLTPAERRYIEQREQLDVHRLAKISNKSHRDRIQDFNQYLANMSEHYDIPKVGPG